One stretch of Planococcus sp. PAMC 21323 DNA includes these proteins:
- the rbfA gene encoding 30S ribosome-binding factor RbfA: MTMRANRVAEQMKKELSDIISRKLKDPRIGFVTVTDVEVTGDLQQATVYISVLGEDHAKEQTLLGLTKSKGFIRTEIGQRIRLRKTPELSFEIDSSVAYGNRIDTLLRDIQEPKQD, translated from the coding sequence ATGACAATGCGCGCGAATCGTGTAGCTGAGCAGATGAAAAAAGAGCTTAGTGATATCATCAGTCGAAAACTGAAAGATCCACGTATCGGATTTGTCACTGTAACAGATGTTGAAGTTACAGGAGATCTCCAGCAAGCAACTGTATATATCAGCGTATTAGGCGAAGACCATGCAAAAGAACAGACATTGCTTGGGTTAACGAAGTCAAAAGGATTTATCCGTACTGAAATTGGACAACGAATCCGTCTTCGCAAAACTCCTGAACTGTCTTTTGAAATCGATTCATCGGTTGCATATGGCAATCGGATTGATACATTATTGCGTGATATTCAAGAACCAAAACAAGATTAA
- the pnp gene encoding polyribonucleotide nucleotidyltransferase translates to MEQTKKVYTLDWAGRELQVEVGQLAKQANGAALIRYGDTAVLSTATASKTPKPLDFFPLTVNYEERLYAVGKIPGGFIKREGRPSEKATLTSRLIDRPIRPLFPDGFRNEVQVISMVMSVDQDCPSEMAAMFGSSLALMISDIPFGGPIAGVIVGLIDGQYIINPTNEQLEQSSINLIVAGTKDAINMVEAGAKEVSEEIILEAIMFGHEEIKKLIAFQEQIAAEVGKAKTDIKLYELDAELTSSIKEAVETDLNTAVQINEKQARNEAIDEVKARAMAAYEESEDAVKKQAGQILDKMVKEEVRRLITDEKIRPDGRGPSEIRPLSSEVGVLNRTHGSGLFTRGQTQAMSICTLGALGDVQIIDGLGIEGTKRFMHHYNFPLFSVGETGFLRGPGRREIGHGALGERALEAVIPNEKDFPYTIRLVAEVLESNGSTSQASICASTLAMMDAGVPLTAPVAGIAMGLVKKGENYTVLSDIQGMEDYLGDMDFKVAGTAKGITALQMDIKIDGLSREILEEALAQAQIGRIHILESMIATIAEPRTTLSKYAPKIIMVKINPDKIRDVIGPGGKVINKIIDETGVKIDTEQDGTIFISSVDEEMNAKAKAMIENIVREAKVGEYYEGKVKRIEKFGAFVELFPGKDGLLHISEIQEERTKEVEDVLKMDQIIQVKVIEIDRQGRVNLSRKIVLKEQKEAAEKQDQE, encoded by the coding sequence ATGGAGCAAACAAAAAAAGTTTATACACTTGATTGGGCTGGCCGCGAGTTGCAAGTTGAGGTCGGTCAATTAGCAAAACAAGCTAATGGAGCAGCGTTAATCCGTTACGGCGATACAGCAGTTTTATCTACAGCAACTGCATCAAAAACACCAAAGCCATTAGACTTTTTCCCATTAACGGTAAACTATGAGGAACGTCTTTATGCTGTTGGTAAAATTCCTGGTGGATTTATTAAACGTGAAGGACGTCCATCTGAGAAAGCGACATTAACAAGCCGTTTAATCGATCGTCCAATCCGTCCATTATTCCCAGATGGTTTCCGTAATGAAGTTCAAGTAATTTCAATGGTTATGTCTGTCGATCAAGATTGCCCGTCAGAAATGGCTGCAATGTTCGGATCTTCACTCGCATTAATGATTTCAGATATTCCTTTTGGCGGACCAATTGCTGGCGTTATCGTTGGATTGATCGACGGTCAGTATATTATTAACCCAACAAACGAACAACTTGAGCAAAGCTCAATTAACTTAATCGTAGCTGGAACAAAAGATGCGATTAACATGGTTGAAGCAGGAGCGAAAGAAGTTTCTGAAGAAATCATTTTAGAGGCTATTATGTTCGGTCATGAAGAAATCAAGAAATTGATTGCTTTCCAAGAACAAATTGCTGCAGAAGTTGGTAAAGCAAAAACAGATATTAAACTGTATGAATTAGATGCAGAATTAACTTCTTCTATTAAAGAAGCTGTGGAAACTGACTTGAACACTGCTGTTCAAATCAACGAAAAGCAAGCGCGCAATGAAGCAATAGATGAAGTTAAGGCACGTGCAATGGCTGCATACGAAGAATCCGAGGATGCAGTTAAAAAACAAGCGGGTCAAATTCTTGATAAAATGGTCAAAGAAGAAGTTCGTCGTCTAATTACAGACGAAAAAATCCGTCCGGATGGCCGTGGACCTTCTGAAATTCGCCCATTGTCTTCTGAAGTTGGCGTTTTAAACCGTACGCATGGTTCTGGTCTATTCACACGTGGCCAAACACAAGCAATGAGTATTTGTACACTAGGTGCATTAGGCGATGTTCAAATTATTGACGGTCTTGGCATTGAAGGTACAAAACGCTTTATGCATCATTACAACTTCCCGTTGTTCTCAGTTGGTGAAACTGGATTTCTTCGTGGACCTGGACGCCGCGAAATCGGTCACGGAGCACTTGGCGAACGTGCACTAGAAGCCGTTATTCCAAACGAAAAAGATTTCCCTTACACAATTCGTTTAGTTGCAGAAGTATTAGAATCAAATGGTTCGACTTCACAAGCAAGTATTTGTGCGTCAACACTTGCGATGATGGATGCGGGTGTTCCACTTACAGCACCAGTAGCAGGTATTGCGATGGGTCTTGTTAAAAAAGGCGAAAACTATACTGTATTATCGGATATTCAAGGGATGGAAGATTACCTTGGCGATATGGACTTTAAAGTAGCAGGTACTGCTAAAGGCATTACAGCTCTTCAAATGGACATTAAAATCGATGGTCTTTCCCGTGAGATTTTAGAAGAGGCTTTGGCGCAAGCTCAAATCGGTCGTATTCATATTCTTGAATCAATGATTGCGACGATTGCTGAACCAAGAACAACTCTTTCTAAATATGCACCAAAAATCATTATGGTGAAGATCAACCCAGACAAGATCCGTGACGTTATCGGACCTGGTGGTAAAGTGATCAACAAAATCATTGATGAAACTGGTGTTAAAATTGATACTGAGCAAGACGGTACAATCTTCATTTCATCTGTAGATGAAGAAATGAACGCTAAAGCAAAAGCGATGATTGAAAACATTGTTCGCGAAGCAAAAGTTGGCGAATATTACGAAGGTAAAGTAAAACGCATCGAGAAGTTTGGCGCATTTGTTGAATTGTTCCCTGGAAAAGATGGGCTTCTTCATATTTCTGAAATCCAAGAAGAACGGACAAAAGAAGTGGAAGATGTCTTGAAAATGGACCAAATCATTCAAGTCAAAGTAATTGAAATTGACCGTCAAGGCCGTGTAAACTTATCACGTAAAATTGTTTTAAAAGAACAAAAAGAAGCAGCTGAAAAACAAGATCAAGAATAA
- the rpsO gene encoding 30S ribosomal protein S15: MAITQERKNELISEYKVHDTDTGSADIQIAILTEDINNLNEHLRTHKKDHHSRRGLFKMVGRRRNLLKYLRENEVARYRELIARLGLRR, from the coding sequence ATGGCAATCACTCAAGAACGCAAAAATGAATTGATTAGCGAATACAAAGTGCACGACACAGATACTGGGTCTGCAGATATTCAAATCGCTATTCTTACAGAAGACATCAACAACTTGAATGAGCACTTACGTACTCACAAAAAAGATCATCACTCACGTCGTGGTCTATTCAAAATGGTTGGACGCCGTCGTAACTTGCTAAAATACTTACGTGAAAACGAAGTAGCTCGCTACCGCGAGTTAATCGCAAGACTTGGCCTACGCCGTTAA
- a CDS encoding YlxQ family RNA-binding protein, with translation MTKEKVLQLLGLATRARMTISGEEMSVSEVRKGKAKLVIISEDASDNTSKKLHDKCKSNGVELRVFGSRYELGHAIGKEERVVIAITDSGFAKKLISLIEEINRGRADDQNSST, from the coding sequence ATGACTAAAGAAAAAGTTCTACAATTACTTGGATTAGCTACACGTGCAAGAATGACTATTTCTGGTGAAGAAATGTCCGTGAGCGAAGTTCGAAAAGGTAAAGCAAAATTAGTAATCATTTCTGAAGATGCTTCAGACAACACAAGTAAGAAATTGCATGATAAATGCAAATCGAACGGGGTAGAACTTCGTGTTTTTGGATCCCGTTACGAGTTGGGACATGCGATAGGTAAAGAAGAGCGAGTAGTAATTGCAATCACAGATTCAGGATTTGCAAAAAAACTAATCAGCTTGATTGAAGAAATTAATCGGGGGCGAGCAGATGACCAAAATTCGAGTACATGA
- the ribF gene encoding riboflavin biosynthesis protein RibF → MEIIHLTYPNQVKPEIKTGPLSLALGFFDGVHKGHQRVIGEAILQAEQKGIKSAVMTFDPHPSLVLGGRKEEVFYITPMQQKMDILASMNVDYCFIIRFTSEFAKLTPEEFINFFITDLNAKHVTAGFDFSFGCKGKGDMYLMKEMSMGRYGVTIAEKLEESDEKISSTRIRELLKRGETGKVCHLLGRPFRVSGTVVNGDKRGRTIGFPTANIEPELGAVVPNRGVYAVKIRVQGKVYNGVCNIGYKPTFNNPDVKKQVIEVHILEFDKSIYGEMVEVEWHDRIRDEQKFSGIDELKAQIQRDKLTAEKIFSRIN, encoded by the coding sequence ATGGAAATTATTCATTTAACTTATCCGAATCAGGTAAAGCCTGAAATCAAAACGGGACCTTTATCATTAGCTCTTGGTTTTTTTGATGGGGTACATAAAGGTCATCAGCGCGTAATAGGTGAAGCTATTTTACAGGCAGAACAAAAAGGCATTAAATCAGCAGTTATGACTTTTGATCCGCATCCATCACTTGTGCTGGGCGGAAGAAAAGAAGAAGTTTTTTATATAACTCCCATGCAGCAAAAAATGGATATTTTAGCAAGCATGAATGTGGATTACTGCTTTATCATTCGATTTACATCAGAGTTTGCCAAGTTGACACCTGAAGAATTTATCAATTTTTTTATTACAGATTTAAATGCAAAACATGTCACAGCGGGCTTTGACTTTTCATTTGGTTGCAAAGGAAAAGGTGATATGTACTTAATGAAAGAGATGAGTATGGGTCGTTACGGCGTCACAATCGCTGAGAAGTTAGAAGAAAGTGATGAAAAAATTAGCTCAACTCGAATTCGTGAGTTGTTAAAGAGAGGGGAAACCGGTAAAGTGTGTCACTTACTCGGCCGACCTTTCCGAGTTTCAGGGACCGTTGTCAACGGCGATAAACGAGGACGCACAATCGGTTTTCCTACTGCTAACATTGAACCTGAACTTGGCGCAGTCGTACCAAATCGAGGCGTTTATGCTGTGAAGATTCGCGTGCAAGGTAAAGTATATAACGGAGTCTGCAATATTGGTTACAAGCCGACATTCAATAATCCAGATGTAAAAAAACAAGTAATTGAAGTTCATATTCTTGAATTTGATAAGTCGATTTACGGAGAAATGGTAGAGGTTGAATGGCATGATCGCATCCGTGATGAGCAAAAGTTTTCTGGGATAGATGAGCTGAAAGCACAAATTCAGCGTGATAAATTGACGGCTGAAAAAATCTTTAGTCGTATTAATTAA
- the rimP gene encoding ribosome maturation factor RimP, whose protein sequence is MSKITEQIEQIAQPIITELGLELVDVEFLKEGRDWFLRVFVDNPEAPIDIEQCALVSEKLSGVLDELDPIEQNYFLEVSSPGAERPLKKEKDFEKAIGKFIYIKTYEPVEDAKEFEGYLKSYDDEQVEIEIKIKTRRKIINIAKNKIAVIRLAIDFSVKPD, encoded by the coding sequence ATGAGCAAAATTACAGAACAAATCGAGCAGATAGCACAACCAATTATTACAGAACTAGGTCTAGAACTTGTAGACGTGGAATTTTTAAAAGAAGGCCGCGATTGGTTTTTACGAGTGTTTGTAGACAATCCAGAAGCACCAATTGATATTGAACAATGTGCTTTAGTAAGTGAAAAGCTAAGTGGGGTATTGGATGAGTTAGATCCAATCGAACAAAACTACTTCTTGGAAGTTTCATCTCCAGGAGCAGAACGTCCATTGAAAAAAGAAAAGGATTTCGAAAAAGCAATCGGTAAATTCATTTACATCAAAACGTATGAACCTGTTGAAGATGCAAAAGAGTTTGAAGGTTATTTGAAATCGTATGACGACGAACAAGTAGAAATTGAAATTAAAATCAAAACACGCAGAAAAATAATCAACATTGCAAAAAACAAAATTGCAGTGATCCGTTTGGCCATTGATTTTTCTGTTAAACCTGATTGA
- the infB gene encoding translation initiation factor IF-2 has product MTKIRVHEYAKKVDKPSKEIINELSKLNVKVQNHMATLEDSDVTKLDGIYKNAGAGQRPQAQSRPASQSRPAQGQSRPSGQGSQSRPSQGQRPSGQGSQSRPSQGQRPSGQGSQSRPAAAAPSQGQSRSQGNGQRPTTPAKSGSNFTPKAAKPTAGPGQRSSGRPGGNRGGFQNRKGKGKQQQPVNPLPPMPKKEKELPAKITFSESLTVAELAKKLGREPSEIIKKLFMLGAMATINQELDKDTIELICAEYEVEVEEEILIDKTDLEVYFEPEDENLNEERPPVVTIMGHVDHGKTTLLDSIRHTKVTAGEAGGITQHIGAYQVVDNGKKITFLDTPGHAAFTTMRARGAKVTDLAIIVVAADDGVMPQTVEAINHAKAAEVPIIIAVNKMDKPSANPDRVMQELTEHGLVAEAWGGDTIFVPISALSGDGIDSLLEMILLVSEVGEFKANPTRRAIGTVIEAELDKGRGSVATLLVQDGTLKVGDPIVVGNTFGRVRAMVSDTGRRAKEAGPSTPVEITGLNDVPQAGDRFVVFEDEKTARQVGETRATSALQVQRSEKTRVTLDNLFDQLKQGEMKELNLIVKADVQGAVEAMAASLLKLDVEGVNVKIIHTGAGAITESDVSLAAASNAIVIGFNVRPDANAKRAADAEGVDIRLHRIIYKVIEEIEFAMKGLLDPEFEEKIIGQAEIRSTFKVSKVGTIAGSYVTEGKITRDSGVRVIREGIVVFEGEIDTLKRFKDDAKEVAKGYECGITIKNFNDVKEMDIIEAYIMEEIKRK; this is encoded by the coding sequence ATGACCAAAATTCGAGTACATGAATATGCGAAAAAAGTAGATAAGCCAAGTAAAGAAATCATCAATGAATTGTCAAAACTAAATGTCAAAGTACAAAACCATATGGCAACATTAGAAGATTCAGATGTAACAAAATTAGATGGTATTTATAAAAATGCTGGAGCTGGGCAACGTCCACAAGCACAATCACGTCCAGCAAGCCAATCACGTCCGGCGCAAGGGCAATCACGTCCATCAGGACAAGGCAGCCAGTCACGCCCGTCACAAGGTCAACGTCCATCGGGACAAGGAAGTCAGTCGCGTCCATCACAAGGCCAACGTCCATCAGGACAAGGCAGCCAGTCACGTCCGGCAGCAGCAGCTCCGAGTCAAGGACAATCCCGTTCACAAGGGAATGGTCAACGTCCAACGACACCTGCAAAATCGGGTTCGAACTTTACACCAAAAGCAGCGAAACCAACAGCAGGACCGGGTCAACGTTCTTCAGGACGTCCAGGCGGGAACCGTGGCGGATTCCAAAACCGTAAAGGAAAAGGCAAACAGCAGCAACCAGTAAATCCGTTGCCACCTATGCCTAAAAAAGAAAAAGAACTACCTGCTAAAATCACTTTTAGTGAGTCATTAACGGTAGCTGAACTTGCGAAAAAATTAGGACGCGAGCCGTCTGAAATCATCAAAAAATTATTTATGCTTGGTGCAATGGCTACCATTAACCAAGAATTGGATAAAGATACAATCGAATTAATTTGTGCAGAATATGAGGTTGAAGTAGAAGAAGAGATCTTGATTGATAAAACGGATCTTGAAGTTTATTTCGAACCAGAAGATGAGAACTTAAACGAAGAACGTCCACCAGTTGTTACAATTATGGGTCACGTTGACCATGGTAAAACAACATTGCTAGATTCAATTCGTCACACAAAAGTTACTGCTGGCGAAGCAGGCGGAATCACTCAACATATTGGTGCTTACCAAGTTGTTGATAATGGCAAAAAAATTACGTTCCTAGATACTCCTGGTCACGCAGCATTTACAACAATGCGTGCACGCGGAGCTAAAGTAACAGATCTTGCGATTATTGTTGTAGCAGCTGATGACGGCGTTATGCCACAAACAGTTGAAGCAATCAACCACGCAAAAGCAGCAGAAGTTCCAATCATTATTGCCGTAAACAAAATGGATAAGCCAAGCGCAAATCCTGATCGTGTTATGCAAGAATTGACTGAACATGGACTAGTTGCAGAAGCATGGGGCGGGGACACAATTTTCGTTCCGATTTCTGCATTGTCTGGAGACGGCATCGACTCATTACTTGAAATGATTCTTCTTGTGTCAGAAGTTGGCGAATTTAAAGCGAACCCAACACGTCGTGCAATTGGTACAGTTATTGAAGCAGAACTTGATAAAGGCCGCGGTTCAGTTGCTACACTACTAGTACAAGATGGAACATTAAAAGTTGGAGATCCGATTGTTGTCGGAAATACTTTTGGACGTGTTCGTGCAATGGTATCTGATACAGGTCGCCGTGCGAAAGAAGCAGGCCCATCAACGCCAGTTGAAATTACTGGATTGAACGATGTACCTCAAGCTGGAGACCGTTTCGTAGTCTTTGAAGACGAAAAAACAGCTCGTCAAGTTGGAGAAACACGTGCAACTTCAGCACTTCAAGTTCAACGTTCTGAGAAGACGCGTGTGACACTAGATAACTTGTTTGATCAATTAAAACAAGGCGAAATGAAAGAACTTAACTTAATCGTTAAAGCTGATGTTCAAGGAGCAGTTGAAGCAATGGCTGCATCTCTTCTTAAACTTGATGTTGAAGGCGTAAATGTGAAAATTATTCATACAGGTGCTGGTGCGATTACAGAATCTGACGTCTCCTTGGCAGCTGCATCAAATGCAATTGTTATTGGTTTTAACGTTCGTCCTGATGCTAACGCCAAACGCGCTGCTGATGCTGAAGGTGTAGATATTCGCTTACACCGCATCATTTATAAAGTAATCGAAGAAATTGAATTTGCTATGAAAGGATTGCTTGATCCTGAATTTGAAGAAAAAATTATTGGCCAAGCAGAAATCCGTAGCACATTTAAAGTTTCTAAAGTTGGTACGATTGCCGGAAGTTATGTAACAGAAGGTAAAATTACTCGCGATAGCGGAGTACGTGTTATTCGTGAAGGAATCGTTGTTTTTGAAGGCGAAATAGACACGTTGAAACGATTTAAAGACGACGCTAAAGAAGTGGCAAAAGGGTATGAATGCGGGATTACGATTAAAAACTTTAATGATGTTAAAGAAATGGACATTATTGAAGCTTATATAATGGAAGAAATCAAACGTAAATGA
- a CDS encoding DUF503 domain-containing protein codes for MILYMECEFFIPTAHSLKDKRAVVKSMLTRSRQKFNVSAAEIDHQNVWQRTRLAFVIVSSSKEVADKEMAQVLYYLESNPAWECLEFEKEYL; via the coding sequence ATGATCCTCTACATGGAATGCGAATTTTTCATTCCAACGGCACATTCTTTAAAAGATAAGCGGGCAGTTGTTAAAAGCATGCTGACCCGCAGTAGACAAAAGTTCAACGTTTCCGCTGCAGAGATTGATCACCAAAATGTATGGCAACGAACCCGTCTCGCTTTTGTTATTGTGTCTTCATCAAAAGAAGTGGCCGATAAAGAAATGGCACAGGTTCTCTACTATTTGGAAAGCAATCCTGCATGGGAATGCTTGGAGTTTGAAAAAGAATATTTGTAA
- the rnpM gene encoding RNase P modulator RnpM, whose translation MALQKKIPLRKCVATGEMHPKKEMTRVVRSKEGEVSVDLTGKKSGRGAYLSKTEDAIATARKKKVLDKQLEVKVPDEIYDELIRVVLREQLK comes from the coding sequence TTGGCTCTACAAAAGAAAATTCCATTACGGAAGTGTGTAGCTACAGGCGAGATGCATCCTAAAAAAGAAATGACACGCGTTGTCCGTTCAAAAGAAGGCGAAGTATCCGTCGATTTGACTGGTAAAAAATCAGGACGCGGTGCATATCTTTCAAAAACGGAAGATGCCATCGCGACTGCCCGCAAGAAAAAAGTGCTGGACAAGCAATTGGAAGTTAAAGTTCCAGATGAAATTTATGATGAGTTAATTCGCGTCGTTCTTAGAGAGCAGTTGAAATAA
- the truB gene encoding tRNA pseudouridine(55) synthase TruB, which produces MALNGILPLWKEKGMTSHDCVFKLRKILQTKKVGHTGTLDPEVDGVLPICIGNTTKVAEYITDQGKTYEAEVAIGYSTETEDATGETVDTDLTEKFITREQVESVLLQLTGNIKQIPPMYSAVKVDGKKLYEYARQGIPVERPERTVRIDSIELLDDDIQWSGQNIKFNIRIRCGKGTYIRTLAVQIGQALGYPSHMSRLTRTESGKFSQKDCVTLAEVAELTQSGQINDVLKPLSYGLSMFPFMEIEHKQIFAVKNGQVLARHSILDQMGFVVLTYKGQPVALYKNHPEKADKMKPEKMFGFPTADEV; this is translated from the coding sequence ATGGCATTAAACGGAATTTTACCGTTATGGAAAGAAAAAGGAATGACTTCCCACGACTGTGTTTTTAAACTAAGAAAAATTTTACAAACAAAAAAAGTAGGACATACAGGCACCTTAGATCCCGAGGTAGACGGGGTGTTACCAATTTGTATTGGCAACACAACTAAAGTAGCTGAATATATCACCGACCAAGGAAAGACTTATGAAGCGGAAGTGGCGATTGGTTATTCAACTGAAACGGAGGATGCTACCGGTGAAACAGTGGATACGGATCTAACAGAAAAGTTTATTACGCGTGAGCAAGTAGAATCCGTATTACTTCAATTAACGGGTAATATTAAACAAATCCCACCTATGTATTCGGCCGTTAAAGTAGATGGAAAAAAATTATACGAATATGCACGCCAAGGAATTCCTGTTGAACGGCCAGAGCGTACCGTTCGTATCGATTCTATTGAATTATTGGATGACGATATACAGTGGTCAGGTCAAAATATCAAATTTAACATTCGCATACGTTGCGGAAAAGGCACTTATATTCGTACATTAGCTGTTCAAATTGGACAAGCTTTAGGCTATCCTTCGCATATGTCTAGACTGACTCGTACGGAATCAGGGAAATTCAGTCAAAAGGATTGCGTGACACTTGCTGAGGTAGCTGAACTTACGCAAAGTGGACAAATAAATGATGTTTTGAAGCCGCTAAGTTATGGATTAAGTATGTTCCCTTTTATGGAAATCGAACATAAACAAATTTTTGCTGTGAAAAATGGACAAGTACTAGCACGGCACTCTATTCTCGACCAAATGGGATTTGTTGTGTTGACGTACAAAGGACAGCCTGTAGCACTTTATAAAAATCATCCTGAAAAGGCCGACAAAATGAAACCTGAAAAAATGTTCGGTTTTCCGACAGCAGACGAGGTGTAG
- the nusA gene encoding transcription termination factor NusA, whose product MSSELLDAFEVLEKQKGISREVLIEAIEAALVTAYKRNFNQAQNVRVDLNLDTGTMLVYSRKDVVEEVEDERLHISLEDAKVINPAYELGDVVEEEVTPRNFGRIAAQTAKQVVTQRVREAERGLIFEEFVDRADDIVNGIVERMDARNLYVGLGKVEAVLPQTEQMPNEHYKPHDRIKVYITKVERTTRGPQVFVSRTHPGLLRRLFENEVPEIYDGIVEIKSIAREAGDRSKISVFAHRDDIDPVGSCVGSKGGRVQTIVNELSGEKIDIVEWSEEPVVFVANALSPSKVLDVQVNEEAKSTTVVVPDYQLSLAIGKRGQNARLAAKLTGWKIDIKSETDARELGIYPNENSSIELVDSGEELDDFDFYEDKE is encoded by the coding sequence ATGAGCAGTGAGTTATTGGATGCTTTTGAAGTATTAGAAAAACAAAAAGGTATTTCGCGTGAAGTGCTAATCGAAGCAATTGAAGCGGCATTAGTAACAGCATACAAACGAAACTTTAACCAAGCACAAAATGTTCGTGTGGATTTAAATTTAGACACAGGAACAATGCTTGTGTATTCTCGTAAAGATGTTGTAGAAGAAGTAGAAGATGAGCGTCTTCACATATCATTGGAAGATGCAAAAGTCATCAACCCTGCATATGAACTAGGCGATGTGGTAGAGGAAGAAGTAACACCTCGCAACTTTGGTCGTATTGCTGCTCAAACAGCAAAACAAGTTGTTACACAACGCGTACGTGAGGCAGAACGTGGCTTAATCTTTGAAGAGTTTGTTGACCGTGCAGATGATATCGTAAACGGTATCGTTGAGCGTATGGATGCACGTAATTTATACGTTGGACTTGGCAAAGTAGAAGCAGTGCTTCCGCAGACAGAGCAAATGCCGAATGAACATTACAAACCGCATGACCGCATAAAGGTGTACATTACAAAAGTAGAACGCACGACACGTGGACCGCAAGTATTTGTTTCACGCACACATCCAGGATTACTGCGCCGTTTATTTGAAAACGAAGTGCCTGAAATTTATGACGGCATTGTTGAAATCAAGTCAATCGCTCGTGAAGCTGGAGACCGTTCGAAAATTTCGGTTTTTGCTCACCGCGATGATATTGACCCAGTGGGTTCTTGTGTTGGATCTAAAGGTGGTCGAGTTCAAACAATCGTTAACGAGCTTAGCGGAGAAAAAATTGATATTGTAGAATGGTCAGAAGAACCGGTTGTGTTTGTAGCTAACGCACTTAGCCCATCTAAAGTATTAGATGTACAAGTAAACGAAGAAGCAAAATCAACAACTGTTGTTGTGCCTGATTATCAACTATCTCTTGCTATCGGTAAACGAGGACAAAATGCTCGTTTAGCAGCAAAACTAACAGGTTGGAAAATTGACATTAAAAGTGAAACAGATGCGCGTGAACTAGGAATTTATCCAAACGAGAATTCTAGCATCGAATTAGTAGATTCTGGTGAAGAACTAGATGACTTTGATTTTTACGAAGATAAAGAATAA